The Paenibacillus tianjinensis genome has a window encoding:
- a CDS encoding PaaX family transcriptional regulator C-terminal domain-containing protein, whose protein sequence is MLSVEKTMLFLLSRVDQMGAQQFVEIYEQRGYTSTYIRNSLSRLKKEGYIASPSRSLYQITDNGRSSIKSINSKPARYHQKWDHTWDVVMLEVPEHERKKRDAFRTTILQLGFGLLYNSVYISPWNYRQEVAGYIQSLELTGNVSIIRGEFAEGSITPAKAWTIWQLDKVEAVYQDKWSWSQTEFAPLVEEAVRDGQALRLFLLYLQIGEVLSGLFMVDPSLPDELLPADWSGKTVLAELQSQSRRLAEAIPRDSFYALFT, encoded by the coding sequence TTGCTGTCCGTTGAGAAAACCATGCTCTTCCTGCTGTCCCGTGTGGACCAGATGGGCGCCCAGCAATTCGTGGAAATCTACGAACAAAGAGGGTACACCTCTACCTATATCCGAAACAGCTTGTCCCGCCTGAAAAAAGAGGGCTACATCGCCTCACCATCCCGTTCTTTATACCAAATCACGGATAACGGACGCTCCTCCATCAAATCCATTAACAGCAAACCTGCCCGTTATCATCAAAAGTGGGACCACACCTGGGATGTCGTCATGCTGGAAGTGCCTGAGCACGAACGTAAAAAACGCGATGCCTTCCGTACGACGATTCTGCAGCTTGGCTTCGGTCTGCTATATAATAGTGTCTACATCTCTCCGTGGAATTATCGCCAGGAAGTAGCCGGGTATATTCAGAGTCTGGAGCTTACAGGCAATGTCTCGATTATTCGAGGAGAGTTCGCAGAGGGTTCGATCACCCCGGCCAAAGCCTGGACCATCTGGCAGCTCGACAAGGTGGAAGCGGTGTATCAGGACAAATGGAGCTGGTCACAGACGGAGTTCGCGCCCCTTGTAGAGGAGGCTGTCCGCGACGGGCAGGCTTTACGCCTGTTTCTGCTGTATCTGCAAATCGGCGAAGTGCTTAGCGGCTTATTTATGGTTGATCCTTCGCTGCCGGATGAACTGCTGCCTGCGGACTGGTCCGGTAAAACCGTACTCGCAGAGCTTCAGTCGCAATCGCGCAGACTCGCCGAGGCGATTCCCCGTGATTCCTTCTATGCGCTGTTCACTTGA
- a CDS encoding cell division protein FtsQ: MSTLKTRYTLTQSQKMMIFVLSMSLYGLSNMFTELIPSVQLGPVELSVEYFAFIPLTLCMLFHPLYAAVGAAVGEIIFGELMLGQFGGLGELEKFITFSMAMYIAGRMVSDPKNRRQVGIAAISGVAIHQFCSSVIDIVKVWVGVEELEAVKGLAESIVIIEGVGFLNDVLFSGILFALLPTMYLVPRLYGKIEPLLGMKPRERNMQYASGGGNRLSPKLAGGGLVLALVALGAELLSESGWSIGEFELPGAESNESLLIWISMLAAALIAALAIIFTLRRASRRRQEAGQLDG, translated from the coding sequence ATGAGTACCTTGAAAACTCGCTATACCCTTACCCAGTCGCAGAAAATGATGATTTTTGTGCTGTCCATGTCACTTTACGGATTGTCCAACATGTTTACGGAGCTGATCCCGAGTGTACAGCTGGGTCCGGTTGAGCTGTCGGTTGAGTATTTTGCCTTCATACCGCTGACGCTGTGCATGCTGTTTCATCCGCTGTATGCTGCCGTGGGGGCGGCGGTCGGAGAAATTATTTTCGGTGAGCTGATGCTCGGCCAGTTCGGCGGCCTGGGGGAACTGGAGAAGTTCATTACCTTCTCGATGGCAATGTACATCGCTGGCCGGATGGTATCGGATCCGAAGAACCGCAGGCAGGTCGGGATCGCGGCGATCAGCGGGGTGGCGATTCACCAGTTCTGCAGCTCCGTGATCGACATAGTTAAGGTGTGGGTCGGTGTGGAGGAGCTTGAAGCGGTTAAAGGGCTGGCGGAAAGTATTGTGATTATCGAGGGTGTCGGCTTCCTGAACGATGTACTGTTCTCGGGGATTCTGTTCGCACTGCTGCCGACCATGTATCTGGTGCCGCGTCTCTACGGCAAAATCGAGCCTTTGCTTGGCATGAAGCCGCGTGAACGGAATATGCAGTATGCATCAGGCGGCGGGAACCGGCTGTCTCCGAAGCTCGCGGGCGGCGGACTTGTACTTGCCCTGGTAGCCCTTGGCGCAGAGCTGCTGTCGGAATCCGGCTGGAGCATCGGCGAGTTTGAACTGCCGGGAGCGGAATCCAATGAATCCCTGCTGATCTGGATCAGCATGCTGGCTGCCGCACTGATCGCGGCGCTGGCAATTATCTTCACCCTGCGCCGTGCTTCGCGCAGGCGGCAGGAAGCGGGGCAGCTGGATGGATAA
- a CDS encoding metal-dependent hydrolase, whose protein sequence is MKIIFHGHSCVQIEVGGKSLIIDPFISGNPAAVTKPEDIKTDAVLLTHSHMDHILDAALIAISNNVPVVATVELAAYIGWKGAQTIGMNIGGTVDLGFAKATMIHAFHTSGITLDDQQQILYGGMPAGFIIEAEGKTVLHAGDTGLFSDMKMFGELYNIDLAILPMGGHFTMGPEHALIAAKWLNAKQVLPVHYNTFPPIRQDVASFVDALGKEGIKGIALEYGESLEL, encoded by the coding sequence ATGAAGATCATTTTTCACGGCCATTCCTGTGTACAGATTGAGGTTGGCGGCAAGTCGCTGATTATCGATCCCTTTATTAGCGGTAACCCGGCTGCGGTAACGAAGCCTGAGGACATCAAGACGGATGCGGTTCTTCTGACCCACTCGCATATGGATCATATTCTGGATGCTGCGCTAATTGCGATCAGTAATAATGTTCCGGTGGTTGCTACTGTAGAGTTGGCTGCCTATATCGGATGGAAGGGTGCGCAGACGATCGGGATGAACATCGGGGGGACGGTGGATCTCGGCTTCGCTAAGGCGACGATGATTCATGCGTTCCACACCAGCGGTATTACCCTGGATGATCAGCAGCAGATCCTTTACGGCGGCATGCCTGCCGGTTTTATTATTGAAGCGGAAGGGAAGACCGTTCTGCATGCGGGCGACACCGGGCTGTTCAGTGACATGAAAATGTTCGGCGAGCTGTATAACATCGACCTGGCCATTCTCCCGATGGGGGGTCATTTCACGATGGGGCCGGAGCATGCGCTGATTGCTGCTAAATGGCTAAACGCCAAGCAGGTGCTCCCTGTTCATTACAACACTTTCCCGCCAATCCGCCAGGATGTGGCCAGCTTTGTTGACGCCCTGGGCAAGGAAGGGATTAAAGGAATTGCGCTGGAATATGGAGAGTCATTGGAACTGTAA
- a CDS encoding MurR/RpiR family transcriptional regulator, with translation MYKDWNRRPFSPNQRVIADFIQKNELRVLYMTEQEMADELHISIASVSRFWKAAGYRHAKDFKNSLRFRFESTPSEKMRDAMQRTGGSSVSQMLLEVASHHLQETSRYLNEALLQRAVAALSGAKHIYIYSPGPCVGLAELMAYRMARYGLSLKRMAPSGHELMETLMHAGKKDVVLVFGFVQLLPETEVILDYAREAGYLVILITDRLVYPRSQDADIVLYAGRGEVWEFHSMVGPTYIIENLILGVGLLNKDSSLRKLEKLQKLRAQYGSKLPRS, from the coding sequence ATGTACAAGGATTGGAACCGCCGGCCATTCTCGCCAAACCAGCGGGTCATTGCTGATTTCATTCAAAAAAACGAGCTGCGGGTCCTCTATATGACCGAGCAGGAAATGGCTGACGAGCTGCATATCAGCATCGCTTCAGTGTCCCGGTTCTGGAAGGCGGCAGGTTACCGGCATGCCAAGGATTTCAAGAACAGCCTCCGCTTCCGCTTCGAATCCACCCCCTCTGAGAAAATGCGCGATGCCATGCAGCGGACCGGCGGCAGCTCTGTTTCGCAAATGCTGCTGGAGGTTGCTTCCCACCACCTGCAGGAAACCAGCCGCTATCTGAATGAAGCGTTGCTGCAGCGCGCAGTGGCCGCATTATCCGGCGCCAAGCATATTTACATCTATAGCCCCGGCCCCTGCGTTGGTCTTGCTGAGCTGATGGCCTACCGGATGGCCAGGTACGGGCTGAGCCTGAAGCGGATGGCGCCAAGCGGCCACGAGCTGATGGAAACCCTGATGCATGCCGGCAAAAAAGATGTCGTGCTGGTGTTCGGTTTTGTCCAGCTTTTGCCGGAAACGGAGGTGATTCTAGACTATGCGCGCGAAGCAGGCTATCTCGTCATCCTGATTACCGACAGGCTGGTCTATCCCCGTTCACAGGACGCCGATATTGTGCTCTACGCGGGGCGCGGCGAGGTGTGGGAATTTCATTCGATGGTCGGACCGACTTATATCATCGAGAACCTGATTCTCGGCGTGGGTCTGCTCAATAAAGACAGCAGTCTGCGCAAGCTCGAGAAGCTTCAGAAGCTGCGGGCACAGTATGGTAGTAAGCTCCCCCGGAGCTGA